A window of Maniola hyperantus chromosome 26, iAphHyp1.2, whole genome shotgun sequence contains these coding sequences:
- the LOC117994303 gene encoding zinc finger protein 345-like has product MRCCVPFCKTTAEVVSESEDITFYKFPREVHLRAAWLRALGKQDTLLPEPAVVCSQHFVNDDIYESESGSRLICTGAVPSPVLVCMICLDTGSKLVLMSKYKLEEAYEHLVGYPLCGQGKLKQTLCVQCAQRLVNFSTFRDKSLRARSLMMELLDRHEVITIRHVKLISRVKYQLQSDIVSAVSEPDYCDVYIAHSDADVRTELDDEPATAETELYPSSHVVCKSESSGDCDQALVAPSVLATNHGNEEHPTDTDDELDILSFENNTNIFEYSRKSQDSVLKSKESLAKTSDNINLQTTRRNDVCKNKPNSQDILRTQLGNYTDQIQYICDVCQKIFQRKSSLVTHIRAHTSANTFSCKLRERKVTQNSTSWSPRRTHTGDKPFVCKLCSYKCSQNGDLVKHMRTHTGEKPFVCKLCNYKCTVNSNLVKHMRTHTGEKPFVCKLCSYKCTVNSSLVRHMRTHTGEKPYVCKLCNYKCTVNSSLVKHMRTHTGEKPFVCKLCNYKCTENSRLVSHMRTHTGEKPFVCKLCNYKCTVNSSLVTHMRLHTGEKPFVCKLCKYKCSQNGHLVSHMRTHTGEMPFVCKLCKYKCSQNGHLVSHMRTHTGEMPFVCKLCNYKCTVNSSLVKHMRLHTGEKPFVCKLCNYKCTVNSSLVTHMRLHTGEKPFVCKLCKYKCSQNGHLVSHMRTHTGEMPFVCKLCKYKCSQNGHLVSHMRTHTGEMPFVCKLCNYKCTVNSSLVKHMRLHTGEMPFVCKLCNYKCTVSSSLVSHMRTHTA; this is encoded by the exons GTTCCCCAGAGAAGTGCATCTTCGTGCTGCTTGGCTCAGAGCCCTCGGCAAACAAGACACTCTGCTGCCAGAGCCTGCTGTGGTCTGCTCGCAGCATTTTGTAAATGATGACATATATGAATCTGAAAGTGGCTCAAGGCTGATTTGTACTGGTGCTGTCCCCTCACCAGTGCTG GTCTGCATGATATGCCTGGACACTGGCAGCAAGCTGGTTCTGATGAGTAAATACAAGTTGGAAGAAGCATATGAACATTTAGTTGGATATCCT TTGTGTGGTCAAGGAAAGCTCAAACAAACGCTGTGTGTGCAATGTGCCCAGAGACTGGTGAACTTTAGCACATTCagagacaagagcttgagagcGCGCTCCCTGATGATGGAGCTACTTGACAGACATGAAGTG ATAACAATACGACATGTCAAATTGATAAGCCGCGTAAAATACCAACTACAGTCTGACATTGTCTCGGCGGTGTCGGAGCCCGACTACTGCGATGTGTACATAGCACACTCCGACGCGGACGTACGGACAGAACTTGACGACGagccagccacggccgaaacagAGTTATATCCTTCCAGTCACGTAGTTTGCAAGTCGGAGTCGTCGGGAGACTGCGATCAAGCTTTGG TCGCTCCTTCGGTACTCGCGACCAATCACGGAAACGAAGAGCATCCAACTGACACAGACGACGAGTTGGATATATTATCTTTCGAAAATAATAcaaacatttttgaatattcaaggaAATCCCAGGACTCCGTACTAAAGTCGAAGGAATCGTTGGCAAAAACAAGTGATAATATCAATTTGCAAACAACGAGGCGAAATGATGTTTGTAAAAACAAACCCAATTCCCAGGATATACTCCGTACACAGTTAGGAAACTATACTGACCAGATACAGTATATCTGTGACGTTTGCCAAAAGATATTTCAACGGAAAAGTTCCTTAGTTACCCACATTAGGGCGCACACTTCCGCAAACACTTTCTCATGTAAGTTAAGAGAGCGCAAAGTCACTCAAAATAGTACGTCATGGAGCCCCAgaaggactcacactggcgataagccttttgtgtgtaagttgtgtagttataaatgttcacaaaatggtgatttagtgaagcacatgaggactcacactggcgaaaagccttttgtgtgtaagttgtgcaattataaatgtacagtaaacagtaatttagtgaagcacatgaggactcacactggcgaaaagccttttgtgtgtaagttgtgcagttataaatgtacagtaaacagtagtttagtgaggcacatgaggactcacactggcgaaaagccttatgtgtgtaagttgtgcaattataaatgtacagtaaacagtagtttagtgaagcacatgaggactcacactggcgaaaagccttttgtgtgtaagttgtgcaattataaatgtacagaaaACAGTCGTTTAGTGAgccacatgaggactcacactggcgaaaagccttttgtgtgtaagttgtgcaattataaatgtacagtaaacagtagtttagtgacgcacatgaggcttcacactggcgaaaagccttttgtgtgtaagttgtgcaaatataaatgttcacaaaatggtcatttagtgagtcacatgaggactcacactggcgaaatgccttttgtgtgtaagttgtgcaaatataaatgttcacaaaatggtcatttagtgagtcacatgaggactcacactggcgaaatgccttttgtgtgtaagttgtgcaattataaatgtacagtaaacagtagtttagtgaagcacatgaggcttcacactggcgaaaagccttttgtgtgtaagttgtgcaattataaatgtacagtaaacagtagtttagtgacgcacatgaggcttcacactggcgaaaagccttttgtgtgtaagttgtgcaaatataaatgttcacaaaatggtcatttagtgagtcacatgaggactcacactggcgaaatgccttttgtgtgtaagttgtgcaaatataaatgttcacaaaatggtcatttagtgagtcacatgaggactcacactggcgaaatgccttttgtgtgtaagttgtgcaattataaatgtacagtaaacagtagtttagtgaagcacatgaggcttcacactggcgaaatgccttttgtgtgtaagttgtgcaattataaatgtacagtaagcagtagtttagtgagtcacatgaggactcacactgccTAA